In Miscanthus floridulus cultivar M001 chromosome 5, ASM1932011v1, whole genome shotgun sequence, one genomic interval encodes:
- the LOC136449980 gene encoding probable serine/threonine-protein kinase At1g54610 isoform X2: protein MGCVFGRAAASSPAAPRKKRGKERSSPQPEAGSPSAVAAAAGDGRPRRRLGGRRVAEPRQGCVPAAAAAEQLAAGWPPWLVAVAGEALRGWAPRRADTFEKLNKIGSGTYSNVYRARDTVSGRIVALKKVRFDNLESESVKFMAREILILRTLDHPNVIKLEGLVTSRMSCSLYLVFEYMEHDLAGLAASPDVRFTLPQIKCYMQQLLLGLEHCHDNNVLHRDIKGSNLLLDNNGILKIADFGLATFFDPRHKRPMTSRVVTLWYRPPELLLGATDYSVGVDLWSAGCILAELLYGKPIMPGHTEVEQLHKIFKLCGSPSEEYWKKSKLPHATIFKPQQPYKRCIRETFKDFPTSALPLVETLLAIDPAERQTATAALHSDLFSTEPYACDPSSLPTYPPSKEMDAKLRDEEARRLRAAAKAKGEAKRTRPRDRSRRTGPAPEANAEIQANLDRRRMITHANAKSKSEKFPPPHQDGGMGNPLGSCRHMEPMFEHQDASFSTVVPIEKGTSQTWSGPFDPAALGQSRRKKQTTLDAKAAAYSKQLQKDKGGIRALIIKCPFFGQYVEGVGKVLHGLQMNFLVLCPSGGWKAGNSAVG from the exons ATGGGCTGCGTCTTCGGCCGGGCGGCCGCGTCGTCCCCTGCggcgccgaggaagaagaggggcaagGAGAGGTCGTCCCCGCAGCCCGAAGCGGGGTCGCCCTCCgcagtcgccgccgccgccggggacgggaggccgcggcggcggctcggGGGCCGCAGGGTAGCGGAGCCCAGGCAGGGGTGCGTCcccgcggccgccgcggcggAGCAGCTCGCCGCCGGCTGGCCGCCGTGGCTCGTCGCTGTCGCGGGGGAGGCCCTCCGCGGCTGGGCGCCGCGCCGTGCCGACACCTTCGAGAAGCTCAATAAG ATAGGATCGGGCACGTACAGCAACGTGTACCGGGCGAGGGACACCGTCTCCGGCCGCATCGTCGCTCTTAAAAAGGTTCGCTTTGATAACCTCGAGTCAGAGAGCGTCAAGTTTATGGCCAGGGAAATACTGATCCTAAGGACACTCGACCACCCCAACGTCATCAAATTGGAGGGCTTGGTCACCTCCAGGATGTCGTGCAGCCTCTACCTTGTCTTCGAGTACATGGAGCATGACCTTGCTGGGCTGGCTGCAAGTCCTGATGTCAGGTTCACGTTGCCTCAG ATCAAATGTTACATGCAGCAGCTGTTGTTAGGGCTTGAGCATTGTCATGACAATAATGTATTGCACCGGGATATCAAGGGGTCAAACTTGTTGTTGGATAATAATGGGATTCTTAAGATTGCGGATTTTGGGCTGGCGACATTCTTTGATCCACGGCATAAACGGCCAATGACGAGCCGAGTGGTCACGCTGTGGTACCGTCCACCAGAATTGTTACTTGGTGCCACTGATTATAGTGTAGGCGTTGATTTGTGGAGTGCTGGATGCATTCTGGCAGAGCTCTTGTATGGAAAGCCCATAATGCCTGGGCACACTGAG GTGGAACAGTTGCACAAGATTTTCAAGCTATGTGGTTCCCCTTCTGAGGAGTACTGGAAGAAGTCTAAATTGCCACATGCGACAATATTCAAACCTCAACAACCCTATAAACGTTGCATCAGGGAGACATTTAAAGATTTTCCTACATCGGCTCTGCCATTGGTTGAAACTCTGCTTGCAATTGATCCAGCTGAGAGACAAACTGCGACAGCTGCATTACACAGTGAT CTTTTTTCAACTGAGCCTTATGCTTGTGACCCTTCAAGTCTGCCAACATATCCACCAAGCAAGGAGATGGATGCCAAGTTAAGAGACGAGGAGGCTAGAAG ACTACGAGCTGCTGCAAAGGCCAAAGGAGAAGCAAAAAGGACTCGACCACGGGATCGATCTCGCAGGACTGGACCAGCACCAGAAGCTAATGCAGAGATTCAAGCGAACTTAGAC AGGCGACGGATGATAACTCATGCGAATGCGAAGAGCAAAAGTGAGAAGTTTCCTCCTCCACATCAGGATGGAGGTATGGGTAATCCGCTGGGATCCTGTCGTCACATGGAGCCTATGTTCGAGCACCAGGATGCTTCCTTCAGTACAGTAGTCCCCATAGAGAAGGGGACCTCACAAACATGGTCGGGGCCGTTTGACCCAGCAGCTCTTGGGCAGTCGAGGCGGAAGAAGCAAACTACCCTAGATGCTAAGGCTGCTGCTTACTCAAAGCAGCTCCAAAAGGACAAGGGAGGGATACGAGCCCTGATAATAAAGTGTCCTTTTTTTGGCCAGTATGTGGAGGGTGTGGGAAAGGTTCTTCATGGCCTACAGATGAATTTTCTTGTTTTGTGTCCCTCTGGTGGTTGGAAAGCAGGCAACAGTGCTGTAGGGTGA
- the LOC136449980 gene encoding probable serine/threonine-protein kinase At1g54610 isoform X1, with product MGCVFGRAAASSPAAPRKKRGKERSSPQPEAGSPSAVAAAAGDGRPRRRLGGRRVAEPRQGCVPAAAAAEQLAAGWPPWLVAVAGEALRGWAPRRADTFEKLNKIGSGTYSNVYRARDTVSGRIVALKKVRFDNLESESVKFMAREILILRTLDHPNVIKLEGLVTSRMSCSLYLVFEYMEHDLAGLAASPDVRFTLPQIKCYMQQLLLGLEHCHDNNVLHRDIKGSNLLLDNNGILKIADFGLATFFDPRHKRPMTSRVVTLWYRPPELLLGATDYSVGVDLWSAGCILAELLYGKPIMPGHTEVEQLHKIFKLCGSPSEEYWKKSKLPHATIFKPQQPYKRCIRETFKDFPTSALPLVETLLAIDPAERQTATAALHSDLFSTEPYACDPSSLPTYPPSKEMDAKLRDEEARRLRAAAKAKGEAKRTRPRDRSRRTGPAPEANAEIQANLDQRRRMITHANAKSKSEKFPPPHQDGGMGNPLGSCRHMEPMFEHQDASFSTVVPIEKGTSQTWSGPFDPAALGQSRRKKQTTLDAKAAAYSKQLQKDKGGIRALIIKCPFFGQYVEGVGKVLHGLQMNFLVLCPSGGWKAGNSAVG from the exons ATGGGCTGCGTCTTCGGCCGGGCGGCCGCGTCGTCCCCTGCggcgccgaggaagaagaggggcaagGAGAGGTCGTCCCCGCAGCCCGAAGCGGGGTCGCCCTCCgcagtcgccgccgccgccggggacgggaggccgcggcggcggctcggGGGCCGCAGGGTAGCGGAGCCCAGGCAGGGGTGCGTCcccgcggccgccgcggcggAGCAGCTCGCCGCCGGCTGGCCGCCGTGGCTCGTCGCTGTCGCGGGGGAGGCCCTCCGCGGCTGGGCGCCGCGCCGTGCCGACACCTTCGAGAAGCTCAATAAG ATAGGATCGGGCACGTACAGCAACGTGTACCGGGCGAGGGACACCGTCTCCGGCCGCATCGTCGCTCTTAAAAAGGTTCGCTTTGATAACCTCGAGTCAGAGAGCGTCAAGTTTATGGCCAGGGAAATACTGATCCTAAGGACACTCGACCACCCCAACGTCATCAAATTGGAGGGCTTGGTCACCTCCAGGATGTCGTGCAGCCTCTACCTTGTCTTCGAGTACATGGAGCATGACCTTGCTGGGCTGGCTGCAAGTCCTGATGTCAGGTTCACGTTGCCTCAG ATCAAATGTTACATGCAGCAGCTGTTGTTAGGGCTTGAGCATTGTCATGACAATAATGTATTGCACCGGGATATCAAGGGGTCAAACTTGTTGTTGGATAATAATGGGATTCTTAAGATTGCGGATTTTGGGCTGGCGACATTCTTTGATCCACGGCATAAACGGCCAATGACGAGCCGAGTGGTCACGCTGTGGTACCGTCCACCAGAATTGTTACTTGGTGCCACTGATTATAGTGTAGGCGTTGATTTGTGGAGTGCTGGATGCATTCTGGCAGAGCTCTTGTATGGAAAGCCCATAATGCCTGGGCACACTGAG GTGGAACAGTTGCACAAGATTTTCAAGCTATGTGGTTCCCCTTCTGAGGAGTACTGGAAGAAGTCTAAATTGCCACATGCGACAATATTCAAACCTCAACAACCCTATAAACGTTGCATCAGGGAGACATTTAAAGATTTTCCTACATCGGCTCTGCCATTGGTTGAAACTCTGCTTGCAATTGATCCAGCTGAGAGACAAACTGCGACAGCTGCATTACACAGTGAT CTTTTTTCAACTGAGCCTTATGCTTGTGACCCTTCAAGTCTGCCAACATATCCACCAAGCAAGGAGATGGATGCCAAGTTAAGAGACGAGGAGGCTAGAAG ACTACGAGCTGCTGCAAAGGCCAAAGGAGAAGCAAAAAGGACTCGACCACGGGATCGATCTCGCAGGACTGGACCAGCACCAGAAGCTAATGCAGAGATTCAAGCGAACTTAGAC CAGAGGCGACGGATGATAACTCATGCGAATGCGAAGAGCAAAAGTGAGAAGTTTCCTCCTCCACATCAGGATGGAGGTATGGGTAATCCGCTGGGATCCTGTCGTCACATGGAGCCTATGTTCGAGCACCAGGATGCTTCCTTCAGTACAGTAGTCCCCATAGAGAAGGGGACCTCACAAACATGGTCGGGGCCGTTTGACCCAGCAGCTCTTGGGCAGTCGAGGCGGAAGAAGCAAACTACCCTAGATGCTAAGGCTGCTGCTTACTCAAAGCAGCTCCAAAAGGACAAGGGAGGGATACGAGCCCTGATAATAAAGTGTCCTTTTTTTGGCCAGTATGTGGAGGGTGTGGGAAAGGTTCTTCATGGCCTACAGATGAATTTTCTTGTTTTGTGTCCCTCTGGTGGTTGGAAAGCAGGCAACAGTGCTGTAGGGTGA
- the LOC136449980 gene encoding probable serine/threonine-protein kinase At1g54610 isoform X3 has translation MGCVFGRAAASSPAAPRKKRGKERSSPQPEAGSPSAVAAAAGDGRPRRRLGGRRVAEPRQGCVPAAAAAEQLAAGWPPWLVAVAGEALRGWAPRRADTFEKLNKIGSGTYSNVYRARDTVSGRIVALKKVRFDNLESESVKFMAREILILRTLDHPNVIKLEGLVTSRMSCSLYLVFEYMEHDLAGLAASPDVRFTLPQIKCYMQQLLLGLEHCHDNNVLHRDIKGSNLLLDNNGILKIADFGLATFFDPRHKRPMTSRVVTLWYRPPELLLGATDYSVGVDLWSAGCILAELLYGKPIMPGHTEVEQLHKIFKLCGSPSEEYWKKSKLPHATIFKPQQPYKRCIRETFKDFPTSALPLVETLLAIDPAERQTATAALHSDTTSCCKGQRRSKKDSTTGSISQDWTSTRS, from the exons ATGGGCTGCGTCTTCGGCCGGGCGGCCGCGTCGTCCCCTGCggcgccgaggaagaagaggggcaagGAGAGGTCGTCCCCGCAGCCCGAAGCGGGGTCGCCCTCCgcagtcgccgccgccgccggggacgggaggccgcggcggcggctcggGGGCCGCAGGGTAGCGGAGCCCAGGCAGGGGTGCGTCcccgcggccgccgcggcggAGCAGCTCGCCGCCGGCTGGCCGCCGTGGCTCGTCGCTGTCGCGGGGGAGGCCCTCCGCGGCTGGGCGCCGCGCCGTGCCGACACCTTCGAGAAGCTCAATAAG ATAGGATCGGGCACGTACAGCAACGTGTACCGGGCGAGGGACACCGTCTCCGGCCGCATCGTCGCTCTTAAAAAGGTTCGCTTTGATAACCTCGAGTCAGAGAGCGTCAAGTTTATGGCCAGGGAAATACTGATCCTAAGGACACTCGACCACCCCAACGTCATCAAATTGGAGGGCTTGGTCACCTCCAGGATGTCGTGCAGCCTCTACCTTGTCTTCGAGTACATGGAGCATGACCTTGCTGGGCTGGCTGCAAGTCCTGATGTCAGGTTCACGTTGCCTCAG ATCAAATGTTACATGCAGCAGCTGTTGTTAGGGCTTGAGCATTGTCATGACAATAATGTATTGCACCGGGATATCAAGGGGTCAAACTTGTTGTTGGATAATAATGGGATTCTTAAGATTGCGGATTTTGGGCTGGCGACATTCTTTGATCCACGGCATAAACGGCCAATGACGAGCCGAGTGGTCACGCTGTGGTACCGTCCACCAGAATTGTTACTTGGTGCCACTGATTATAGTGTAGGCGTTGATTTGTGGAGTGCTGGATGCATTCTGGCAGAGCTCTTGTATGGAAAGCCCATAATGCCTGGGCACACTGAG GTGGAACAGTTGCACAAGATTTTCAAGCTATGTGGTTCCCCTTCTGAGGAGTACTGGAAGAAGTCTAAATTGCCACATGCGACAATATTCAAACCTCAACAACCCTATAAACGTTGCATCAGGGAGACATTTAAAGATTTTCCTACATCGGCTCTGCCATTGGTTGAAACTCTGCTTGCAATTGATCCAGCTGAGAGACAAACTGCGACAGCTGCATTACACAGTGAT ACTACGAGCTGCTGCAAAGGCCAAAGGAGAAGCAAAAAGGACTCGACCACGGGATCGATCTCGCAGGACTGGACCAGCACCAGAAGCTAA